From the genome of Papaver somniferum cultivar HN1 unplaced genomic scaffold, ASM357369v1 unplaced-scaffold_75, whole genome shotgun sequence, one region includes:
- the LOC113344189 gene encoding E3 ubiquitin-protein ligase TRAIP-like codes for MGNNENEFGKTICTICYEDLKPLIEDLQAISICGHVFHELCLQQWLEYCDGKKQTCPVCKQKCCQQNIGRLYFQSVGDPADLIQKKGSKIRFEEEDPRVLRAEVKKLEDKILGITESLERKEKELKDTNEQLCVSKAETKREMGLKNEALKEREVYRTMLRTTSEELSKAESECARLQQRSLGLAKEVAALKLVSDVNLEEEEVLKLASFSTGNSNKDTIDVLKKSLVLRNKSYKELMVQCNLLGRGETRSHKKLEKTKEKMNKLKSRVLELELALEQKENEVLRALKASKRTPPEEVDLSSAKRTSREEVDLSSAKRISREEVDLNSAKRTSFSSFNKCSFDEKIEQSAEPLLKSDEIGAADFFKESGVNSKKDTDIVDIDPELGFSTIQNSAELAPAFPATLSAFLKPQMKASKTLEESRFSSLKSAIDTKKRDPVQGQSSVFLSSAVDVMDEDVVQCGQRSSDPEVVILDEVTEDPLLRRVRNEASCSAPTSSVGDQCFSGGLVGPDGTNRYLGKWCKRTQLGTSVPSSNASLGSLISVGADGRGGRIKVLRSQNQSETVVTPAFPKRSKIGGKQSGQQAQGCLQIEHFFRKANRS; via the exons ATGGGTAACAATGAGAATGAATTTGGGAAAACAATCTGTACAATCTGTTACGAAGATCTAAAACCACTGATTGAAGATCTACAAGCAATATCCATCTGTGGTCATGTCTTCCACGAGCTCTG TTTACAGCAATGGTTAGAATACTGTGATGGTAAGAAACAAACATGTCCAGTATGTAAACAAAAATGTTGTCAACAGAATATTGGGCGTCTTTATTTTCAATCGGTTGGGGATCCAGCTGATTTGATTCAGAAAAAAGGTAGTAAAATtcgttttgaagaagaagatcctaGGGTTTTGCGTGCGGAAGTAAAGAAATTAGAAGATAAGATTTTAGGGATTACGGAATCTTTGGAGCGGAAAGAGAAGGAATTGAAAGATACTAATGAACAG CTTTGTGTAAGTAAGGCGGAGACGAAGAGAGAAATGGGTTTGAAGAATGAAGCATTGAAAGAAAGGGAGGTGTATCGGACTATGCTTAGAACAACTTCTGAG GAACTCTCCAAAGCGGAATCGGAGTGTGCGAGGCTCCAACAGAGAAGTTTGGGATTAGCTAAAGAAGTTGCAGCTCTGAAATT GGTATCGGATGTAAACCTGGAGGAAGAAGAGGTTTTGAAGCTAGCTTCATTTAGTACCGGAAATAGCAACAAGGACACAATAGATGTTCTAAAGAAATCTCTTGTCCTCCGTaacaa GAGCTACAAAGAGTTGATGGTCCAGTGTAACCTTCTAGGAAGAGGTGAAACCCGGTCTCATAAAAAGCTTGAGAAGACGAAAGAAAAAATGAACAAGCTGAAG TCTCGAGTGCTTGAGCTGGAGTTGGCCTTGGAACAAAAGGAAAATGAAGTATTACGTGCATTAAAAGCTTCCAAGAGAACTCCCCCTGAAGAGGTTGATTTAAGCAGTGCCAAGAGAACTTCTCGTGAAGAGGTTGATTTAAGCAGTGCCAAGAGAATTTCCCGCGAAGAGGTTGATTTAAACAGTGCCAAAAGGACGTCCTTCTCGTCCTTTAACAAATGTTCATTTGACGAGAAGATAGAGCAGTCTGCTGAACCTCTGCTGAAGTCAGATGAAATTGGTGCTGCTGATTTTTTCAAAGAGTCGGGTGTTAACTCCAAGAAGGATACTGATATAGTCGATATTGATCCAGAGTTAGGTTTTAGCACTATCCAGAACTCTGCTGAACTTGCCCCAGCTTTTCCTGCAACCTTATCTGCTTTTCTTAAGCCTCAAATGAAGGCCAGTAAAACTCTTGAAGAGTCCCGCTTTTCAAGTTTGAAGTCAGCTATTGACACTAAAAAAAGAGATCCAGTTCAGGGGCAAAGTAGTGTGTTCTTAAGTTCAGCTGTTGATGTTATGGACGAGGATGTCGTGCAGTGTGGACAGAGAAGTTCAGATCCAGAGGTAGTAATCCTCGATGAAGTTACAGAGGATCCACTTTTACGTCGTGTTCGAAATGAAGCTTCTTGTTCTGCCCCAACCTCCTCTGTAG GAGATCAATGTTTTTCTGGTGGACTTGTTGGGCCTGATGGAACCAACAGATACTTGGGGAAATGGTGCAAGCGTACTCAGTTGGGTACTTCTGTACCATCATCAAACGCAAGTCTCGGTAGTTTAATTTCAGTTGGAGCCGATGGAAGAGGTGGTAGGATTAAAGTTTTGAGATCTCAAAACCAGTCG GAAACTGTGGTGACTCCAGCTTTTCCAAAGAGATCCAAAATTGGAGGTAAACAAAGTGGACAACAGGCTCAAGGATGCTTGCAAATAGAGCATTTCTTTCGAAAAGCTAATCGGTCATAA